A window of the Lactuca sativa cultivar Salinas chromosome 7, Lsat_Salinas_v11, whole genome shotgun sequence genome harbors these coding sequences:
- the LOC111894020 gene encoding pelargonidin 3-O-(6-caffeoylglucoside) 5-O-(6-O-malonylglucoside) 4'''-malonyltransferase: MAMNVQIVSRKLVKPCIPTPPNLRNYKIGFQDEVAPPMHVGTVLFFSFNRDNNQKFAARLEKSLEKTLARLYPLAGRYVREMLAVDCNDEGAEFIHSKADLRLEDILNSQWNGKLIDKLIPSIMPGAADQMDVPILATQVNSLLCGAIALGVSISHRIADAATLSIFLKEWAALNREDDEAEFTGAGFSAPSFFPSHGVEGRKFSKDALSNLVTKKLSFSESEISNMKAQFVINEKGCTHHLSKVQIVSAIIWKTLVNVDRAIHSHPRDFVLIQVLNLRGRTASLIPKDSCGNLVVPFTTKSSNDETTKGLAYLLSKTLKEVLSNYSKMSHENKEGQSMVLKSWSESKFMIDSIPHAVLVSSWCKFPFYEVDFGFGKPMWVSTGCLPGNNAVILIDGMGGNGVDAYVCMELKDEPYLGEALDMKAIGTLN, translated from the coding sequence ATGGCGATGAATGTCCAAATAGTATCAAGAAAATTAGTAAAACCAtgcattccaactcctccaaacCTCCGTAACTATAAAATAGGCTTCCAAGACGAGGTAGCTCCCCCTATGCATGTTGGCACGGTTCTCTTCTTCTCTTTCAACAGAGATAACAACCAAAAGTTTGCTGCCCGACTTGAAAAATCACTTGAAAAAACCTTAGCAAGATTATACCCTCTGGCCGGAAGATACGTTCGGGAAATGCTTGCTGTTGACTGCAATGATGAAGGTGCCGAGTTTATACACAGTAAAGCTGATTTGAGACTTGAAGATATTCTTAATTCTCAGTGGAATGGAAAGTTGATTGATAAACTTATTCCGTCTATTATGCCTGGAGCTGCTGATCAAATGGACGTTCCTATACTTGCAACTCAAGTAAACAGTTTGTTGTGTGGAGCTATTGCACTTGGTGTAAGTATTTCACATAGAATTGCTGATGCTGCGACACTTTCTATATTCCTGAAGGAATGGGCTGCTTTGAATCGAGAAGATGACGAAGCTGAATTCACTGGTGCGGGTTTCAGCGCACCCTCTTTCTTTCCTAGTCATGGAGTTGAAGGTCGTAAGTTCAGTAAAGATGCATTAAGCAATCTTGTCACCAAGAAACTTTCATTTAGCGAGAGTGAGATATCAAACATGAAAGCACAATTTGTGATCAATGAAAAAGGTTGCACCCATCATTTGTCAAAGGTACAGATAGTATCAGCTATCATATGGAAGACTCTCGTTAATGTTGATCGAGCAATACATAGTCATCCGAGAGATTTTGTTCTCATCCAAGTTCTAAACCTGCGGGGAAGAACTGCATCTTTAATTCCCAAAGATTCTTGTGGCAATCTTGTGGTGCCATTTACAACCAAATCTAGTAACGATGAAACAACCAAAGGGTTGGCATATCTTTTGAGTAAAACTCTGAAGGAAGTCTTAAGTAACTACTCAAAGATGAGTCACGAAAATAAAGAAGGGCAATCGATGGTTCTCAAATCCTGGTCAGAGAGCAAGTTCATGATTGATAGTATTCCACATGCAGTTCTCGTTTCTAGCTGGTGTAAGTTCCCGTTTTATGAAGTTGACTTTGGTTTTGGAAAGCCCATGTGGGTATCAACCGGGTGCTTACCGGGAAATAATGCGGTAATTTTGATCGACGGAATGGGAGGTAATGGAGTTGATGCATATGTGTGTATGGAACTTAAAGACGAGCCTTATTTGGGAGAGGCTTTAGACATGAAAGCTATCGGTACCTTAAATTAA